A stretch of the Ptiloglossa arizonensis isolate GNS036 chromosome 1, iyPtiAriz1_principal, whole genome shotgun sequence genome encodes the following:
- the LOC143145590 gene encoding uncharacterized protein LOC143145590, translated as MKATFVVAIVTIAIAFVQTSGAVTCPKRESYLVTLLPNPKDCSTFYICYVGKPYLMNCNEGLHFNAAKKVCDWPNRARCRPSLETTTLASSSETTPDNSSLETTPNNSSLETTPENSSLETTPNNSSLETTPENSSPETTVLYSTSTTEPAAETTTESATESATESATESATESATESATESTTESTTEPTIESTTEPAQQTVPTTTTSKKPWWWWWGK; from the exons ATGAAAG cgACCTTTGTAGTGGCAATTGTCACAATTGCCATAGCCTTTGTTCAGACTAGTGGAGCCGTAACATGCCCAAAACGCGAAAGTTACCTTGTCACTTTACTTCCAAATCCAAAAGACTGCTCTACTTTCTACATTTGTTACGTCGGTAAACCATATTTGATGAACTGTAATGAAGGACTTCACTTCAACGCCGCAAAGAAAGTATGTGATTGGCCCAATCGTGCAAGATGTCGTCCAAGTCTAGAAACCACTACATTGGCTTCAAGTTCAGAAACCACTCCAGATAATTCAAGTCTAGAAACCACTCCAAATAATTCAAGTCTAGAAACCACTCCAGAGAATTCAAGTCTAGAAACCACTCCAAATAATTCAAGTCTAGAAACCACTCCAGAGAATTCAAGCCCAGAAACCACTGTATTGTACTCTACGTCTACAACCGAGCCTGCAGCCGAGACTACAACCGAGTCTGCAACCGAGTCTGCAACCGAGTCTGCAACCGAGTCTGCAACCGAGTCTGCAACCGAGTCTGCAACTGAGTCTACAACCGAGTCTACAACCGAGCCTACAATCGAGTCTACAACCGAGCCTGCACAACAGACTGTACCCACGACTACAACAAGTAAAAaaccgtggtggtggtggtggggtaaATAG